CAGCAGGCCCGAGCAATGCATCTCCTGCTGTACGCCATGACGGTCGAGGAAGCGGATCTTCACCTCCGCGGGGCGCTGCACCAGGTCCTGATATTCGGGAATGGACAGGCAGCCCTCCTCATACTCGGTCAGCGCCTCCGACGACCAGGTGATCTCAGGATTGATGAAGGTGAGCGGCTGAGGCGGCTCCTCGCCCTTGGCCACATCGGCGACGAAGATGCGCAGCGGCATGCCGATCTGGATGGCGGCGAGGCCAACCCCCGGTGCCGCATACATGGTCTCGAACATGTCGTCGACCAATGTCTGGATCTCGTCCGTGACGGCGACGACCGGCTTCGAAACCTCCCGCAGGCGCGAGTCCGGCAATTGAATAATGGTATGAATGCTCATGAAATGACCTCCAGGCCGTCAGATAGGCGACGGGCGCATGCTGGTCAATTGCAACCTGCCGTTTGCCCGGCCAGGTTCAACGGCCAGTCCAAATGTTCACGTTTTGGTCTAGACCTGAGCGCCAGATCTGGTAGGATCGCGGCCATGCTGGACCTAGATCAACCCCTGCTCCTCATGGCCGGGCTGCGTGTAAGCTATATTCATGCGGCCGCGGCGTTCGGCGTGGCGGCGCTTCTGCTGCTCGCCGCCTGCCTGTTCCTGGCATGGCGGGCGGCGCGCCGTGGACGGGAGGCCGAGCAGGCTTCTCTCGCGCGGACGCAGCAGGTGGAGCAGCGGCTGGTGGAGCTTTCGGGCCAGCTGCGCTCGTTCGCCGACATCGTGGCCAGTCGCGAGAGCCATCTGGCGCGGACCCTGGACCAGCGGCTCGATCTGGTGGCGCGCCGCACCGGCGACGGCCTCGGCCAGATCCACGAGCGGCTCGCGGTCATCGACCGCGCCCAGCGCAACATCACCGAGCTCACCTCGAAGGTGGTGAGCCTGCAGGAGATCCTGTCGAACAAGCAGGCGCGCGGCGCTTTCGGCCAGGCGCGGATGGAGGCTATCATCAGGGACGGGTTGCCGATGGGGACCTTTGGTTTTCAGGCGAGCCTGTCCAACGGCACCCGGCCGGACTGCCTGGTCGACCTGCCGGAGACCGGGCGCAAGCTGGTGATCGACGCCAAATTCCCGCTGGAGGCGTTCTCCGCGCTCAAGGCGGCGCGCAGCGAGGGCGAGAGCCGGATGGCGGCGCAGCGCTTGCGGCAGGACGTGGCCAAGCACATCAAGGACATTGCCGGGAAATATCTCATTTCCGGCGAGACGCACGACACGGCGGTGATGTTCGTGCCCTCGGAAGCGATCTATGCGGACCTTTACGAGCATTTCGAGGATGTGATCCAGCAGGCGCATCGCGCCCGGGTGATCATCGCCTCGCCCAATATCCTGATGCTGGTAGTGCAGACGCTGCAAGCCGTATTCAAGGACGTGCGCATGCGCGAGCAGGCGGGGCTGATCAAGGCGGAGGTGGCGGCGATTCTGGATGATGTCGGCCGGCTGCACGACCGGGTGCTGGATCTCAAGAAGCATTTCGGCCAAGCCAATCAGGATATCGAGAAGATCGCCATCTCGGCGGACAAGATCGCCAGGCGCGGGGTGCGGATCGAGCAGATGGAGTTGTCGCCCACCGCAGCCGGGGCTGAGGCCCCCGCCGGAAGCGCCGCAGTGACCGGGCCCTCGCGCATGGGTGCCGCCGGGGCACGGCTTGCAGCGGGGGAGTAGCCTTCCTCGCTAGGCGCTCTGTTCACGCGAGAACGAGGAGCGCGCGTGTTCTGGCACACGGCTTGCTCGGCGGATCAGCGAGATCGCAGTGCGGCCGCCGTCTTGACCGAGCCGGCAAATCGGCCCTGGCCAGACGGTTAAGCAAGGACATCGTGCTCTGGCCTCATTATGGTCATGCCTGAATGATTGCTCTGGCAGGCAAGACAAGGAGCTCCTGTGGAATGAGCGTTAGCGATACGGCGAGAGCAGAGCAATGGGCGCGGTGGCTGAAAAGCTTGCGCGTATATCTCGAACCGCGCGTGCTGATCGTGATGTTCCTCGGCTTCTCGTCCGGGCTGCCGCTGGCTCTGTCCGGCTCGACCCTGGCGATCTGGATGGCCGACCGCGGTGTCGATCTCGGCGCGATCGGCCTGTTCTCGCTGGTCGGCCTGCCCTACACGATCAAGTTCCTGTGGGCGCCGATCGTGGACGCCTGGAAGGTGCCGGTGCTGTCGCGGCTGCTGGGGCGCCGCCGCGGCTGGCTGATCCTGTCGCAGCTCTTGCTGATCTGCACGATCCTATTCCTGGGCAGTCTCGATCCCGTGGCATCGCCCTGGTGGGTGGCTTTGGGCGCGGTGTTGCTGGCTGCGGCCTCCGCCACCCAGGACACGGTGATCGACGCGTTCCGGGTGGAAAGCCTCAGCGTGGACCAGCAGGCCGCCGGCATGGCGGTGTTCGTGCCCGCCTATCGCGTCGGCATGCTGGTTTCCTCCGCCTTCGTCATCGCCCTTGTCGGCTGGCTCGAGGCCAATGGCATCGCGGCGGGCAGCGTCTGGTTCTACGGCTATGCGGCCATGGCCGCTCTCATGGCGGTGGGCATGGGCGCGAGCCTGCTTGCGACCGAACCCCGCGCCTCGGAACAAGCGGAGCAGGCTGCCGAAAACGAGGCGCAGGAGGCCGCGGCCGTCGGCAATCCCGTGCTCAAGCTATGGGGCGCCGCAATCGGCGCCTTCACCGATTTCCTGTCCAAGCCCTATGTGGCGGCCATCCTGCTGTTCGTGCTGCTGTTCAAGTTCTGCGATGCCTTCGCCGGGGTGATGACGGGCCCGTTCGTCATCCGCATCGGGTTCGACAAGACGGCCTATGCGGCGATCGTAAAGGGGGTCGGGTTTTTCGCCGTGCTGCTGGGCGGCCTTGCCGGCGGCCTCATCGCGCGCACCTATCCCATGGCGGCCTGCCTGTGGATTGCCGGCATTCTGCAGATGGCCTCGAACCTCGTGTTCTCGTGGCTCGCCTGGATGAGCACCGATCTTACCGCGCTGGCGGTGGCCATCTCGGTCGAGAATTTCGCCGGTGGCATCGGGACGGTGATCTTCGTGGCCTATCTGTCGAGCCTGTGCACCAGCCCGTTGCACACGGCCACACAATATGCGCTGCTCTCGGCCTTGTCCGCGGTGGGCCGGACCGTGCTCGCCTCGACGGCCGGCTATGTGGCCGAGGTCACCGGGTGGGTCGTGTTCTTCATTCTCACTTCGGCTGCCGCGCTCCCCTCGCTTGCTCTGCTGGCCTGGCTGCAAGCCCGCGGCCATTTCAAAGGCATAGACAAGCGCTCGAGTAAGGCCCAGGTTTAGGGCTGGACCTCAGCTTACCGATTTTTCCAAGGATTCCAGCAGGGGCAGCCAGCTTTCCTGTTCGCTGGCGGCCGACTTGCTCTTGAGATCGAACACGGTCAGCCCCTGCTCGGCGAGCTTGGGATAAAGGCTCTTGTCGGAGATGCGCGCCACAATGGCGTGGCCGTGGCCCAGCAGCACCCGCTCCAGCCGCTTGGCCTGGGGGCTGGTGGGGCGGAAGCGGTTGGCCACCAGCAGGATCTGCTTCTTGCCCGACCTGATCTTCTTGAGATCCTCGATCTCATCGAGAAAGCGGATGGTCGCCCGCTCGTCATAGATGGAGGCCTGCACCGGCACCACGACGGCGTCAGCCTCGCGGATGACCTCGCGAGCGCGGCCGGCTTTGAGGGATGCCGGACAGTCGATGATCAGCCGCTGGACGGAGCGGCCGACCTTGCCGAAGCCAGCGCCGCGCCAGTCGATCACCTCGATGGGGGCGGCGCTCTCTGGGCGCAGCTCTCCGAACAGACAAGCGCTCTTCTGCTTGTCGTAATCCGCAAGCGCGGCGATCAGGCCGGATGCGGCAAAGCCCGCGGCCAGATGCGTGGCGACGGTGGTCTTGCCGCAGCCTCCCTTGGTGTTCATGACCGCAACCGAAAAGGTCATTCCTCGCCCGTTCTCTTGCGCAAGGGAAAGCCGGCCTTCTCGAACTGGCGGAAGGCGCGGGCCGCCTCGACGATGAAGCTGTCCTCGGCGGAATGGCGCCAGTCGTGCAGAACCGCCAAAGCCCGCTTCAGCGGCCGGCGCCGTTGCGGGGCTGCCTCTTGGACGAGCCGCTCCAGAAACGCCTCGGCGACATGGAGGTCGTTCAGCCGGCCCAGCTCGCTCTGGATCGCCTCAACCGTCTTGCGGTAGCTGTCGGCCAGCTCGGCCGGCAGATCGAGCGTCGACAGCAAGGGCTCCGCCGCATAGCGCAGCTTCTTGGCGGCGATGCGCGCCTCGTGCCACTCGTCCAGCACGACCGATTGCCGTGCCGCCCTCCCCTTCTTGAGCAAGCGCTTGTGCAGCTTGCGCAGGCGCGGCGCCGCGAAGTCGGCGACCGGGCGGCGGGCGAGCAGCTTATCGAGCGGGGTGCCGCTCTTGAGCCAGCTGCCAGCCTCGATCCATCCGTAGAGCTCGATCACCAGCCGGGCGGTGTCGGGACTTTCCAGCTGTGCCACCACCTTCTCCTGTCCCGCACGACGGCAGCGGGCGGCCTCCTCCTCCACCAGCTCGGCCAGGCTCGGCTTCATGCCGGCCTTGACCAGTTGCGGCAGGGTATCGGCCACGAAGACATCGGCCTCGCGCACGGCGCCGAACGTGGCGAAGAGCTGCTTGATCCCCTCGAGCAGGCGCGCCGCATCGGTCGTGTCCATCACCGGGGCGAAGGCGGAGATGGTCGACCGCAGGCGACGCAAGGCCACCCGGATCTGGTGAAGCCCATCGGGCAAGCCTGCATGGGCCGCCGGCACATTGTTGAGGAACTGGGTGAAGCCATGCCGCAGCATCAGCCGGATCGCATCCGGCAGAAGCATGCGTGGCGGCAGCGACAGCTTGCGCGCGTGGACAGCCGCCGGCGCCTCTCCCGAGACCAGGCGATAGCCGCGGGCCGCCTTGCCGCTGGCGATGAGGCTTGCCGGAACCCGGTCGAGGAAATCCAGAACGACGGCGACGAAAGCGCCGATGTTCTCGCCCTTGAGCTCAACCTCGACCTCGCAGATCGGCACCTTCTCCGCGCCATGGACGATCTCGCCCCGGTCGAAGGCGAGCTCGGCGACCTCGCCTTCTCCGGCCCGGTGGCGACGGCGCGTGAACCGGGTGGTGAAAACGGCCGAGAGCTCGCTGGCGGCGATTTCGTCACGGAGATCTTCCGGGGCGACGGCCAGCAGGTGGTCGCGCTTGAGGCGGGGCGTGCGGATGGGAATCTCGTGTTCCGCCCGGGTCAAGGCGCCGCCGTCCCCATCGGGCAGTTTCACGGTCTGCAGCAGCGCGGGGCCGTCACGTCGCAGACGCACCTGAATGCCATGCCGGCGCAGCAGAAGATCCGGCGTGTCGAAATAGGTGGACTCAACCGCAATAGGCGGGTCTTGGGCAAACAGCGCTTCCGCAGCGGCGAGCCCTTCCCCCTGGATCGCCAGCTTGATTTCGGTCTCGTCGCTCAACAATAGTCCCCGGTGCCCGAACTGGCAGACACTCCGGCCCAGTACCTGTCGTGCGACAAACTATCAGACCGGAAGCCGTTCGCAACCGCCGATATCCTTCACATCGGAATATGACAATCGTGTAACAACATTATTACGATCGCTGGTTGCCGCCGAGTTCCGCCTCGAGCTGCTGGGTGACGTGGGCGCGCGGGCGGGTTAGCCGCGCCATCAGGTCATACAGCACCGGCGTGAGATAAAGGGTGAGCACGGAAGCGATGCCGAAGCCGCCGATGATCACCATGCCGATGGCGCTGCGGCTCTCGGCGCCGGCGCCGGTCGCGATCGCCAGGGGCACCGCGCCGAGCACGGTGGCGATCACCGTCATGAGGATCGGCCGCAACCGCACCACCGACGCTTCCAGGATCGCATCGCGCACCGATTTGCCCTCGTCGCGCAGCTGATTGGCGAATTCCACGATGAGAATGCCGTTCTTGGCCATGAGGCCGACGAGCAGCACCAGCCCGACCTGGCTGTAGATGTTGAGCGATCCTCCGGTGAACCAGATGGTGGCGAAGGCGCCGGTCACCGCCAACGGCACCGACAGCAGGATGGTCAAGGGGTGGACGAAGCTCTCGAACTGCGCCGCCAGCACCAGGTACACGATGAGGATGGCCAAGAGGAAGCTGAGATTGGCGCCGCTCGAGGTCTCGAGATACTCCTTGGACTGGCCTGCAAAACTGAGCCGCCCGGACACGGGGAGAACCTCGTTCGCCAACTCCTGGATCGCACTGATGGCCGTGCCGAGGTCATAGCCCTCGGCGAGGGACGCCGAAAGGGTGATCGAGGGCAAGCGGTCATAGCGCGCCAGGCTGGCGGAGGCGGCATGGGAGCGGAAGCTGATGAACGAGCTCAGCGGCACCAACTTGCCGGAATTGGTGCGCACGAAGGATGCGCCCAAATCCTGCGCCGTCTGGCGGTCCTCGTCGCCGGCCTGGACGATGACCGGGTATTCGCGGCCGCGGTCGATATATCGCGTCACCTCCTGCGAGGCGAACAGAGCCTGCAGGGTCTGCGCGACGGTCTGGATGTCGATCCCGAGGTCACGGGCCCGTTCGCGGTCGATCTCGACGCGGTATTCGGGCTGGTTCTCCTCGTAATCGAGCTCGACGTTCTGCAGGCCGGGATTGGCGCGGGCGCGCTCGAGCATGTCCTGCGCCCACGCCTTCACGCTCTCGAAATCGGGCCCGCCGATCACCGCCCGCACCGGGTTGCCGGCGCCGCGCAGCCCGAGGCCGGCGAGCTGGATCGGGAAGGCGCGCACGTCGGTCACCTGCGCCAGCTGAGGGATAAGCGTGCTGACGATCTGCTGCTGGCTGCGCTGGCGCTGGTCCCAGTCGGTGAGGCGCACCACGACGAGGGCCGTGGAGGGATCGTTGCCGCGACCCACTATGCTCGTGACGGACAGGGCTTCGCCGCTATCGACCAGCGGCTGCAAAATCGCTTCCACCTTCTTGGTGGCGGCATCGGTATAGGCGAGGTTCGCCCCCTGTGGCGCGGTGATCGCGACGATGAACAGGCCGCGATCCTCGCGTGCGGTGAGCTCTTTGGGCAGGGCCGTGTAGAGGGCGGCCGACGCAGCCGCGATGGCGAGGCTCACGCCGATGACCAGAACGGGATGACGCAGCGCCCAGCCGAGGCTCGCCCCGTAGACCCGGTTGACCCTTTTAGTGACGCGCTCGACCAGCCGCTCGAGCCGGCCCTGCTCGGTGGTGCGGGGCAGGATGATCGAGCACAGCATGGGGCAGAGCGACAGGGCCACGATCATGGACACGGCGACGGCAATGGCCATGACCACGCCAAACTCCGCAAACAGCCGGCCCACGGTTCCCTGCAGCATGGAGATCGGCACGAACACCGCCATCAAGGTGAGCGAAGTGGCGATCACGGCGAAGGTTACTTGCTTGGCGCCGAGCACGCTGGCCACCAGGCGCGATTCGCCCTGCTCCATCCGGCGGCGGATGTTCTCCAGCACCACGATCGCGTCGTCCACCACGATGCCGATGGCCAGCACCAGGGCGAACAGGGTCAAGATGTTGATGGAATAGCCGAGCAGGGCAATGCCCCAGCAGGCACCGAGCAGCGAGATCGGAATGGTGACAGTGGGCACGAGCGTGCCGCGGAGCGAGGCAAGGAAGCCGTAGATGACCAGCACGACCAGCGCGACAGCGATCACCAGGGCCTTGACGACCTCGTGGATGGCCGACTGGATGAACACCGCGTCATCGCTGCCGACGGTGATCTGCATGCCCTCAGGCAGTTGCGGCTGCAGGGCGGCGATCTCGGCGCGAATGGCCTTCGAAATCCGCACGGTATTGGCCTGGGACTGGCGCAATACACCCAGGGTGACCGCGCCCTTGGCGCCGCTACGCACGATGGTGTCGTCGTTCTCGACCCCACGCTCGACCCGGGCGATGTCGCCAACCCGGATGGGATAGCCGTTGCTGGTTTTTATGGTGATGGCGGCGAAGGCCTCCGGCGTGTCGAGCCGGGTATCGGTGCGCACCTGGAACCGGCGCTTGGCCGACACCACCTCGCCCGCCGGCAGTTCCACGTTGTTCGCCCGGAGGGCCGCGGTCACATCGCTCACGGTCACGTCGCGCGCCGCCATGGCGCGGCGATCGAGCCACACGCGGATGGCGTAGACGCGCTCGCCCATGATGTCGACTTCCGCCACCCCGTCCACGGTGGCGAGACGATCGGTAATGAACCGGTCCGCGTAGTCGGTTAGAGCGGCGGTATCCATGGTATCGCTGGTGAGGCTCAGCCGCATCACCGGGCTCGCATCGCTGTCGCTCTTGGTGATGCGCGGTTCCTCGGCGTCTTCGGGCAGCTCGTTGACCACCCGCGCCACCGCTGCGCGCACGTCGTTGGCGGCCTCGTCGATATTGCGCGAGGTCTCGAACTCGATCACTGTGCGCGCCCTGCCGAGGCCCGAGGAGGAGGCGATGCTCCTCACCCCAGCGATGCCAGCGACCGCGCCCTCGATGATGGTGGTGATCTGCGTGTCGGTCACTTCCGGCGCGGCGCCCGTATACGCCGTCGTGACCGTCACCACAGGCATTTCGACATCCGGCAGCTCTCGCACCGGAAGGCTGTTCAGGGCGGCCAAGCCGAACAGCACGATCATCAGGCTGATGACGACCGCGAAAACCGGCCGGCGGATGAACAGGTCCGAGACGTTCATGAGCCCGTTCCCTCGGCGTGCGCGGTGCTGTTCCCGGCAAGCACCTTGACGGCGACGCCATCGCCCAAGCTCTGAAGCCCGCTGCTGATCACCTGCTCGCCCTGGCTCAAGCCGTCAACCACCTCGACCATGCCGTCGGCGGTGTGGGCGCCGATCGCGACCGGTCGGCGCTGCGCCTTGCCGTCGGCCAGGACATACACGAAGGTCTCGCTGCCGGCGGTGATCACCGCCTCTTCCGGTATGGCCGAGGCCACGCGCTGGTCGAGCGCGATGGTGATGTTCACGAACATGCCCGGCTTGAGCGCGAGGTCTGGATTGGGAATGGCGGCGCGAACGGTAAAGGCGCGAGATCCCGGATCAATGCGCGTGTCTATGGCGGAAATGCTGCCTTCGAACGTGCGGCCGGGGAACGCGGCGGAGGTCGCCTCGACCGGCAGGCCGGTGGCGATTTGGCTCAGCAGCCGCTCCGGCAGGGCAAATTCGAGCTCGACCGTGCTCAGATCATCCAAAGTGGTGAGAACGGTCGAGGTGTCGACCCATGCGCCGATGTCGGTGCGGCTCAGCCCGACCACGCCGGCGAAGGGCGCTATGATCTGCTGGCGCGCGAGATCCCGTTCAGCCCGATCCATGGCCGCCTTGGCCTTTGCATGGGCGGTCTGCGCCTGTTCCAGGGCTGCCCGCGTTGCCACCTTCGACTGCACCAGCTTTTTCTGGCGTTCCAACGCCTCGCTCGCTTCAGCAAGCGCGGCCTTGGCCTCTTCGAGCGCGATGCGCTGGTCGCGGTCATCCAGCCTGACCAGGACATCACCGGCTTTCACCCTTTGCCCCGGCCCGAACAGGATCTCCTCGACGCGGCCTGCCGCCTCGGGCACGATGGTCACGGACTGGTTGGCCCTCAGGGAGCCGACCGCCTCGGCCTTGCTCAAGAAGGTCGCCGTGCCGACCTCCTTGGTGCTGACCGGCACCTCGCGGGGGCCGCGTGCACCCCGTGGCCCGGCGCCACCTGAATTCGCACGAGGCGCACCCGTGCTGGGCGAAGGTGAAGCAGACGCCACGCCGAGGATTTCCTTGCTCGAGGCTGCCGCGGCGCGCAGCATGGCGCCCCAATCCCTGTCTTGCGACGTGCTGCCGGCGCCGACCGCAACCCCGGCGCACAGGCTCAAGACTGCGATGAGAACTCCGGTTCGGGCTTTCATAAGGCTCAAGCTCCTCAGGGTTATTCCGGCGCCCGCAAGGGCAGCCTGACCAGTGCGCGCAAACCGCGTTCGGCGCGGTTCTGCAGGGCAATGGTGCCGCCATGGGCGAGCACCACCGAGCGTGCAATCGCCAGGCCAAGGCCGGCGCCACCAGTCTCGCGGCTGCGCGAAGTCTCCAGGCGGACGAAAGGGGCAAAGACGTGGGTCAGCTTGTCTTCGGGAATGCCGGGGCCGTCGTCATCGACAATGACCCTGATCTCGTCGTCGGGCGTTTCGACCTTGACCCGTGCGGCGCCGCCATAGCGGACCGCGTTGTCGATGAGGTTGGCGAAGGCCCGCTTCATGCTGGCAGGACGGCAGCGATAGGGGAGCGGCCCCCTCTCCTCCAGACTCACCGCATGGCCGAGGTCGACCATGTCGTCGGTGACGCTTTCGATCAGGGCCGCAAGATCCACCGTCCGGCTGGGTTCGTCCGTCGCCTCGTCGCGGGCGAAGGACAGCGTCGCCTCGGTCATCTTCTTCATGTCGTCCAGATTGGCGATCATGGTGCGCCGGGTCTCCTCATCATCGATGAGCTCGGCCCGTACCCTGAGCGCGGTAATCGGCGTCCTCAGGTCGTGGCTGATGGCCGCAAGCATGCGCGTCCTATCTTCTACGAAGCGGGTGAGGCGGGCGCCCATCTCGTTGAAGGCTGAAGTAAGGCGGCGAATCTCGTCGGGCCCGGACACCTCGAGTTCGGGCAGCGTTTCGCCCCGGCCGAGGCGGTCGGCCGCCGTCGCGAGGCTGCGCAAGGGCTTGGTGATGCTGCGCACCATCAGCACCACCACCGCGAGGATGGCGATGCCCATCAGCGCGGCCGAGGCGAGCGGCAGCAGGGCCCAGGAGCTGGACGGGCGGCGCAGGGGCAGCTCGACATTGAGCCAGCGGCCGTCGCGCAAAGGCACGTCGATGGCCATCACCGCGTCATCGTCGCCTTCGTCGGCGCCCCAGCCGAACAGCGCGCCGGTGGCCTGGTCAACCCAACGCAGGATGGCGGGCCGCTGTCCGTCGCCGTTATAGCGCGACCGCAGCCGCACGTCGGCCGCGGCCTGCGGATTGAGATAGGCGCCAAGCCGCTTCGCCAGCTCCACGTCGCCAGCGCTGGCTGGAGCACCCTCGATGCTCGGCGCAGGCCGCACCCGGTAGACCTGCCAGCGGGAGCTCACGGCAGACGTGATGCTGTCCGCATTGGCCGGCGTGTCCTCGATGACCTTGGCGACGGAGGCGACACGACTGAAGAATTCCTCGCGCCAGGCTTCGCGCAGGGCCTGGTTGCGCTCGCCGAAAAACATGGCGACGGTGACGACCTGCGACAGGATCAGGGCCGCGAGCAGCAGGAAGACAAGCTGACCGGCGATCGTGCGGGGGAACCAGCGCGTCACGCAAGCTCCTCCACATCGACGGCCAGCACGTATCCGCCGCCCCACACGGTCTTGATGATGATTGGGTTCTTCGGATCGGCTTCGATCTTGCGCCGGAGCCGGCTCACCTGATTGTCGATGCTGCGGTCGAAGACCTGGGCGGCGCGGCCGGCGGTGAGGTCGAGCAGCTGGTCGCGGGAGAGGACGATATGCGGCCGCTGCAGGAACGTCTGCAGCAACCGGAACTCTGCGGTGCTCAGCGGGATGGCAACCCCGTCCGGGCCTGAGATCTCCTGCCGGGCGGCATCGAAGATCCAGCGATCGAAGCGGATGCGGCCCGGCTTGATGCGGTCACGCTGCCGGCTGCCGGCATTCGCCCGCCGTAGCACCGCGCGGATGCGGGCCAAGAGCTCGCGCGGATTGAACGGCTTGGTCACATAGTCATCGGCACCGATCTCGAGCCCGACGACCCGGTCGGTGTCCTCAGCCATGGCGGTGAGCATGATCACCGGAATGTCGCTGGTCTCGCGCAAATGGCGGCAGAGACTCAAGCCGTCCTCGCCCGGCATCATCACATCGAGCACCACCAAGTCGACGGCGCCGTGCTTCAGCGCTGCCCGCATCTCCGCGCCGCCGTCGGCCGCGGTCACCCGCATGCCGTTGCGCATGAGGTACTTGCTCACCGCATCCCTGATGTCGCGATGATCGTCGACGACGAGGATATGTGGCGTCTGTTCCATATGAGTCCTGGTCACTGCCTCGGTCCTCTATATGTCGCGGCCCGTCCGGTTGGGCTCGCCCAAAATTGTATCGAACTGTGTCAGCTCCAGGGGCTGACACAGGTCGTGACAATAAGGCATGCCGGCTGGCGTAGTTTTGCGACAAATGCCTGCGAAAAAGCGCTCATTCAAT
This genomic stretch from Rhodoligotrophos defluvii harbors:
- a CDS encoding DNA recombination protein RmuC — encoded protein: MLDLDQPLLLMAGLRVSYIHAAAAFGVAALLLLAACLFLAWRAARRGREAEQASLARTQQVEQRLVELSGQLRSFADIVASRESHLARTLDQRLDLVARRTGDGLGQIHERLAVIDRAQRNITELTSKVVSLQEILSNKQARGAFGQARMEAIIRDGLPMGTFGFQASLSNGTRPDCLVDLPETGRKLVIDAKFPLEAFSALKAARSEGESRMAAQRLRQDVAKHIKDIAGKYLISGETHDTAVMFVPSEAIYADLYEHFEDVIQQAHRARVIIASPNILMLVVQTLQAVFKDVRMREQAGLIKAEVAAILDDVGRLHDRVLDLKKHFGQANQDIEKIAISADKIARRGVRIEQMELSPTAAGAEAPAGSAAVTGPSRMGAAGARLAAGE
- a CDS encoding AmpG family muropeptide MFS transporter, with amino-acid sequence MSVSDTARAEQWARWLKSLRVYLEPRVLIVMFLGFSSGLPLALSGSTLAIWMADRGVDLGAIGLFSLVGLPYTIKFLWAPIVDAWKVPVLSRLLGRRRGWLILSQLLLICTILFLGSLDPVASPWWVALGAVLLAAASATQDTVIDAFRVESLSVDQQAAGMAVFVPAYRVGMLVSSAFVIALVGWLEANGIAAGSVWFYGYAAMAALMAVGMGASLLATEPRASEQAEQAAENEAQEAAAVGNPVLKLWGAAIGAFTDFLSKPYVAAILLFVLLFKFCDAFAGVMTGPFVIRIGFDKTAYAAIVKGVGFFAVLLGGLAGGLIARTYPMAACLWIAGILQMASNLVFSWLAWMSTDLTALAVAISVENFAGGIGTVIFVAYLSSLCTSPLHTATQYALLSALSAVGRTVLASTAGYVAEVTGWVVFFILTSAAALPSLALLAWLQARGHFKGIDKRSSKAQV
- a CDS encoding efflux RND transporter permease subunit; protein product: MNVSDLFIRRPVFAVVISLMIVLFGLAALNSLPVRELPDVEMPVVTVTTAYTGAAPEVTDTQITTIIEGAVAGIAGVRSIASSSGLGRARTVIEFETSRNIDEAANDVRAAVARVVNELPEDAEEPRITKSDSDASPVMRLSLTSDTMDTAALTDYADRFITDRLATVDGVAEVDIMGERVYAIRVWLDRRAMAARDVTVSDVTAALRANNVELPAGEVVSAKRRFQVRTDTRLDTPEAFAAITIKTSNGYPIRVGDIARVERGVENDDTIVRSGAKGAVTLGVLRQSQANTVRISKAIRAEIAALQPQLPEGMQITVGSDDAVFIQSAIHEVVKALVIAVALVVLVIYGFLASLRGTLVPTVTIPISLLGACWGIALLGYSINILTLFALVLAIGIVVDDAIVVLENIRRRMEQGESRLVASVLGAKQVTFAVIATSLTLMAVFVPISMLQGTVGRLFAEFGVVMAIAVAVSMIVALSLCPMLCSIILPRTTEQGRLERLVERVTKRVNRVYGASLGWALRHPVLVIGVSLAIAAASAALYTALPKELTAREDRGLFIVAITAPQGANLAYTDAATKKVEAILQPLVDSGEALSVTSIVGRGNDPSTALVVVRLTDWDQRQRSQQQIVSTLIPQLAQVTDVRAFPIQLAGLGLRGAGNPVRAVIGGPDFESVKAWAQDMLERARANPGLQNVELDYEENQPEYRVEIDRERARDLGIDIQTVAQTLQALFASQEVTRYIDRGREYPVIVQAGDEDRQTAQDLGASFVRTNSGKLVPLSSFISFRSHAASASLARYDRLPSITLSASLAEGYDLGTAISAIQELANEVLPVSGRLSFAGQSKEYLETSSGANLSFLLAILIVYLVLAAQFESFVHPLTILLSVPLAVTGAFATIWFTGGSLNIYSQVGLVLLVGLMAKNGILIVEFANQLRDEGKSVRDAILEASVVRLRPILMTVIATVLGAVPLAIATGAGAESRSAIGMVIIGGFGIASVLTLYLTPVLYDLMARLTRPRAHVTQQLEAELGGNQRS
- a CDS encoding CHAD domain-containing protein, whose amino-acid sequence is MSDETEIKLAIQGEGLAAAEALFAQDPPIAVESTYFDTPDLLLRRHGIQVRLRRDGPALLQTVKLPDGDGGALTRAEHEIPIRTPRLKRDHLLAVAPEDLRDEIAASELSAVFTTRFTRRRHRAGEGEVAELAFDRGEIVHGAEKVPICEVEVELKGENIGAFVAVVLDFLDRVPASLIASGKAARGYRLVSGEAPAAVHARKLSLPPRMLLPDAIRLMLRHGFTQFLNNVPAAHAGLPDGLHQIRVALRRLRSTISAFAPVMDTTDAARLLEGIKQLFATFGAVREADVFVADTLPQLVKAGMKPSLAELVEEEAARCRRAGQEKVVAQLESPDTARLVIELYGWIEAGSWLKSGTPLDKLLARRPVADFAAPRLRKLHKRLLKKGRAARQSVVLDEWHEARIAAKKLRYAAEPLLSTLDLPAELADSYRKTVEAIQSELGRLNDLHVAEAFLERLVQEAAPQRRRPLKRALAVLHDWRHSAEDSFIVEAARAFRQFEKAGFPLRKRTGEE
- a CDS encoding ParA family protein, which encodes MTFSVAVMNTKGGCGKTTVATHLAAGFAASGLIAALADYDKQKSACLFGELRPESAAPIEVIDWRGAGFGKVGRSVQRLIIDCPASLKAGRAREVIREADAVVVPVQASIYDERATIRFLDEIEDLKKIRSGKKQILLVANRFRPTSPQAKRLERVLLGHGHAIVARISDKSLYPKLAEQGLTVFDLKSKSAASEQESWLPLLESLEKSVS
- the def gene encoding peptide deformylase, translating into MSIHTIIQLPDSRLREVSKPVVAVTDEIQTLVDDMFETMYAAPGVGLAAIQIGMPLRIFVADVAKGEEPPQPLTFINPEITWSSEALTEYEEGCLSIPEYQDLVQRPAEVKIRFLDRHGVQQEMHCSGLLATCVQHELDHLNGVLFIDHLSRLKRERLLKRFAKARRLKEVG
- a CDS encoding efflux RND transporter periplasmic adaptor subunit, whose amino-acid sequence is MKARTGVLIAVLSLCAGVAVGAGSTSQDRDWGAMLRAAAASSKEILGVASASPSPSTGAPRANSGGAGPRGARGPREVPVSTKEVGTATFLSKAEAVGSLRANQSVTIVPEAAGRVEEILFGPGQRVKAGDVLVRLDDRDQRIALEEAKAALAEASEALERQKKLVQSKVATRAALEQAQTAHAKAKAAMDRAERDLARQQIIAPFAGVVGLSRTDIGAWVDTSTVLTTLDDLSTVELEFALPERLLSQIATGLPVEATSAAFPGRTFEGSISAIDTRIDPGSRAFTVRAAIPNPDLALKPGMFVNITIALDQRVASAIPEEAVITAGSETFVYVLADGKAQRRPVAIGAHTADGMVEVVDGLSQGEQVISSGLQSLGDGVAVKVLAGNSTAHAEGTGS